One genomic region from Thalassotalea sp. PS06 encodes:
- a CDS encoding glutamate-5-semialdehyde dehydrogenase has product MNDVSQFDIASLAKKARQACPVVAQLTTTQKNNILMAMAAKVRHEKTKLMAENQIDIDAGRAKGLTDAMLDRLLLTDARIEGIASAIEEIVALADPVGSVSGLNKRPNGIEVGKMRIPLGVIAMIYEARPNVTAEAAALCLKSGNAVILRGGSEAVHSNRAISDLWHQVLQDFAIPTEIITIVPNTDRSVITELLTLNEYIDLVIPRGGEALIRYVSDNSRIPVIQHYKGVCHLYIDNEADLGQAVEILVNGKTQRPSACNAIETLLVHSDIADTFLPNAAQALAPFAVKIHSCEASAKYFDNSELATEDDYHAEYLAQEVAVRVVSDFDSAIAHIQEYSSDHTEVIVTQNYQRSREFIRRINSSVVMVNASSRFSDGGELGLGSEIGISTSKLHAFGPMGLQALTTEKFIVYGDGQVRS; this is encoded by the coding sequence ATGAATGACGTTTCCCAATTTGATATCGCCAGTTTAGCCAAAAAAGCTCGTCAGGCGTGCCCGGTGGTTGCTCAGTTAACCACAACCCAGAAGAATAACATTTTAATGGCGATGGCCGCTAAAGTTCGTCATGAAAAAACCAAATTGATGGCTGAAAACCAGATAGATATCGACGCAGGTCGAGCCAAAGGTTTAACGGATGCCATGTTAGATCGCTTGTTATTGACCGATGCGCGTATTGAAGGTATCGCCAGTGCGATTGAAGAAATCGTCGCTTTAGCGGATCCGGTTGGTAGTGTTAGTGGCTTGAACAAGCGCCCAAATGGCATTGAAGTTGGCAAGATGCGTATCCCATTGGGGGTTATTGCGATGATCTATGAAGCGCGTCCAAACGTTACCGCCGAGGCTGCGGCGCTTTGTTTAAAATCTGGTAATGCGGTGATTTTACGTGGTGGCTCAGAAGCGGTGCACAGTAATCGGGCAATTTCCGACTTATGGCATCAGGTATTACAGGATTTTGCCATTCCGACGGAAATTATCACCATAGTGCCAAATACCGATCGCAGTGTTATCACTGAACTACTGACCCTCAATGAATATATTGATTTGGTGATTCCTCGCGGCGGCGAAGCGCTGATCCGTTATGTCAGTGACAATTCACGAATCCCTGTCATTCAACATTATAAAGGCGTCTGTCATCTGTACATCGATAATGAAGCGGATTTAGGACAAGCCGTTGAAATACTGGTGAACGGTAAAACCCAGCGTCCGAGTGCCTGTAATGCCATTGAAACCCTATTAGTGCACAGTGATATTGCCGATACGTTTTTACCGAATGCGGCACAGGCATTGGCACCATTTGCAGTAAAGATCCATAGTTGTGAGGCCAGCGCTAAGTATTTTGATAATAGCGAACTGGCAACAGAAGATGATTACCACGCTGAGTATCTGGCACAGGAAGTGGCGGTTCGGGTAGTTTCTGATTTTGATAGTGCCATCGCCCATATTCAGGAATATAGCTCAGATCATACGGAAGTTATTGTCACTCAAAATTATCAGCGTTCCCGGGAATTTATTCGTCGAATCAACTCGTCGGTGGTGATGGTGAATGCATCTTCGCGTTTCTCTGATGGTGGTGAGCTGGGCCTTGGCTCTGAAATTGGTATTTCCACATCAAAGCTTCATGCATTTGGCCCTATGGGTTTGCAAGCGCTAACTACGGAAAAGTTCATCGTCTATGGTGATGGTCAGGTACGCAGCTAA
- the proB gene encoding glutamate 5-kinase: MQYKRIVVKVGSALVSPDGQGCSGKHVLAIAGFISDCHQKDIEVILVSSGSVAAGRALITHGSNNPSIAAKQAMAAVGQMQMMANWQRFFDFSCSQLLITHGDLKDRKRYLNIKNTVRVLLENRALPIINENDTVATQELKVGDNDNLAALVAMVVEADALLILSDVDGVFDKDPRKFADAILLPNIEKITQDIYDLAGGTSNHLATGGMATKIQAADKACEQGIETFIVNGTKPRVFEQLLNGENPGTHFSAQGNTLTAKKQWLKNTLKSSGAVHVDQGAVRALQETGASLLAIGVKGLTGDFAKGAAVDIIYFDEQAPKIIGKGISQYSSSDLARIQGQGSHNIEAILGYCPSQEVIHRDDLVLSSK, translated from the coding sequence ATGCAGTACAAACGAATTGTAGTAAAAGTAGGAAGCGCACTGGTTTCACCAGACGGGCAAGGTTGCTCCGGCAAGCATGTTCTGGCGATTGCTGGGTTCATCAGTGACTGTCACCAAAAAGATATCGAAGTCATCCTGGTTTCTTCCGGGAGTGTTGCTGCTGGCCGCGCTCTTATTACCCATGGTTCTAATAATCCCTCGATTGCTGCCAAGCAGGCGATGGCCGCCGTTGGCCAGATGCAGATGATGGCAAACTGGCAACGATTTTTTGATTTTTCTTGTTCGCAGTTATTGATAACCCATGGCGATCTTAAAGATAGAAAGCGCTATCTGAATATTAAAAACACGGTAAGGGTGTTATTAGAAAACCGAGCGTTGCCTATCATCAATGAAAATGACACGGTTGCCACCCAAGAGTTAAAAGTCGGCGACAATGACAATCTTGCCGCTTTAGTGGCCATGGTTGTTGAAGCCGATGCGTTGCTAATATTGAGTGATGTCGATGGCGTTTTTGATAAGGACCCGCGCAAATTTGCCGATGCTATTTTGCTTCCTAATATCGAAAAAATTACTCAGGACATTTATGACCTTGCTGGCGGTACCAGTAATCATTTGGCAACTGGCGGTATGGCTACCAAAATTCAGGCGGCGGACAAGGCCTGCGAACAGGGTATTGAAACCTTTATCGTCAATGGCACTAAACCTCGGGTATTTGAGCAATTGTTAAATGGCGAAAATCCGGGTACTCACTTTAGTGCCCAGGGTAATACCCTAACCGCGAAAAAACAGTGGCTAAAAAATACCCTGAAAAGTTCAGGCGCGGTGCATGTTGATCAAGGTGCGGTGCGCGCTTTGCAGGAAACTGGCGCGTCTTTATTGGCCATTGGAGTGAAAGGATTGACCGGAGATTTTGCCAAAGGCGCAGCTGTCGACATTATCTATTTTGACGAACAAGCACCGAAAATTATCGGCAAAGGCATCTCACAATATTCCAGTAGCGATCTTGCCCGGATTCAGGGGCAAGGCAGTCACAATATCGAAGCCATTCTTGGCTACTGCCCAAGCCAGGAAGTCATCCATCGCGATGATTTAGTATTAAGTAGTAAATAG